One Curtobacterium sp. MCLR17_007 DNA window includes the following coding sequences:
- a CDS encoding alpha/beta hydrolase has protein sequence MTDPVAPGGEPTSAGRVVPPVRVGVARRAWWAVLDWTYATVWQVRSLGTTTADDYLTGDGPPVVVVPGVYETWHFMRPLMDALHDAGHPVHVLASLRHNLRPVPVSAAEVMASIEELDLRGVLLVTHSKGGLIGKYAMAELDPDGRIDRMVAVSTPFGGSAYANLAPVAHLRVFRAADPVLAALALERDVNARITSVYGVFDTLIPGGSELVGATNVRVPVGGHFRILGDGRTRDAVLAAAQPR, from the coding sequence GTGACCGACCCCGTGGCCCCGGGTGGCGAACCGACGTCTGCAGGGCGGGTCGTGCCTCCCGTCCGGGTCGGCGTCGCACGCCGCGCGTGGTGGGCCGTCCTCGACTGGACCTACGCGACCGTCTGGCAGGTCCGGAGCCTCGGGACGACGACGGCGGACGACTACCTGACCGGTGACGGCCCGCCGGTCGTCGTGGTTCCGGGCGTCTACGAGACGTGGCACTTCATGCGGCCGCTCATGGACGCACTGCACGACGCCGGCCACCCCGTGCACGTGCTGGCGTCGCTGCGGCACAACCTGCGACCGGTGCCGGTCTCGGCGGCCGAGGTGATGGCGTCGATCGAGGAACTGGACCTACGCGGCGTGCTGCTCGTGACGCACAGCAAGGGCGGGCTCATCGGCAAGTACGCCATGGCAGAGCTCGACCCCGACGGACGGATCGACCGGATGGTCGCGGTGTCGACGCCGTTCGGGGGGTCGGCGTACGCCAACCTCGCCCCGGTGGCGCATCTGCGGGTGTTCCGTGCCGCGGACCCGGTGCTCGCGGCGCTGGCGCTCGAGCGGGACGTGAACGCGCGCATCACCTCGGTGTACGGGGTGTTCGACACGCTGATCCCGGGCGGCAGCGAGCTCGTCGGGGCGACGAACGTGCGCGTGCCGGTCGGCGGGCACTTCCGCATCCTCGGCGACGGGCGGACGCGGGACGCGGTGCTGGCGGCGGCGCAGCCCCGCTGA
- a CDS encoding alpha/beta fold hydrolase codes for MRALVETVSVDGMPVRLHTMAPAGRRRDSLAPTIVLVHGIGMSHRSFARSQRVLSRTHRTIAVDLPGFGGLSPVGRRLEISELADVVMRAVRSRGVHESVLVGQSMGSQVVVAAALQHPDEVLAVVLVSPVVDDRHRSLAWLAVALGRDGLVEDARMNVVLLSDYFRSIRQYVRELRPMVRWPMLDAVAALRVPVLVVRGTRDPIARSEWAGRLTRAARDGALVELYGAHHVQEHQPAPFAELVDDFRRARSLEATR; via the coding sequence GTGCGCGCGCTGGTCGAGACGGTCTCGGTGGACGGGATGCCCGTCCGGCTCCACACGATGGCGCCTGCGGGTCGACGCCGGGACTCGCTGGCGCCGACGATCGTGCTCGTGCACGGCATCGGCATGTCGCACCGGTCGTTCGCGCGCTCGCAGCGGGTGCTCTCGCGGACGCACCGCACGATCGCGGTCGACCTGCCCGGCTTCGGCGGCCTGTCCCCGGTCGGACGCCGACTCGAGATCTCCGAGCTCGCCGACGTGGTCATGCGGGCGGTGCGCTCGCGGGGCGTGCACGAGAGCGTCCTCGTCGGGCAGTCGATGGGGTCGCAGGTGGTCGTCGCCGCGGCGCTGCAGCACCCGGACGAGGTCCTGGCGGTGGTCCTCGTCAGCCCCGTGGTGGACGACCGGCACCGGTCGCTGGCCTGGCTCGCGGTCGCGTTGGGTCGTGACGGGCTGGTCGAGGACGCGCGGATGAACGTCGTGCTCCTCTCCGACTACTTCCGCAGCATCCGCCAGTACGTGCGCGAACTCCGCCCGATGGTCCGCTGGCCGATGCTCGACGCCGTCGCCGCGTTGCGCGTGCCGGTGCTCGTCGTGCGCGGCACCCGCGACCCGATCGCCCGCAGCGAGTGGGCGGGACGCCTGACCCGGGCAGCGCGTGACGGGGCCCTCGTCGAGCTGTACGGGGCGCACCACGTGCAGGAGCACCAGCCGGCGCCGTTCGCCGAGCTCGTCGACGACTTCCGCCGCGCCCGGTCGCTCGAGGCGACCCGGTGA
- a CDS encoding dihydrofolate reductase family protein: protein MRKVTAGLFSSVDGVVQDPYTFQYDSFDDELGAAMGTFMASTDTVLLGRNSYVEWAEWWPAHPDDPFGQWINPIEKHVASTTLDPDLAWQNTSLIQGDVHDFVRDLKQQDGGEIAVCGSVTLVRSLLFAGLLDELQLMVHPAVAGAGRKLFEPTDPPLRLRLVGSTVTSKGNVLSTYGQFAA from the coding sequence ATGCGCAAGGTGACCGCTGGACTGTTCTCCTCCGTCGACGGCGTCGTGCAGGACCCGTACACCTTCCAGTACGACAGCTTCGACGACGAGCTCGGTGCCGCCATGGGCACGTTCATGGCCAGCACAGACACCGTGCTGCTCGGTCGGAACAGCTACGTCGAGTGGGCCGAGTGGTGGCCGGCGCACCCCGACGACCCGTTCGGCCAGTGGATCAACCCGATCGAGAAGCACGTGGCCTCGACCACGCTCGACCCCGACCTGGCGTGGCAGAACACCTCGCTCATCCAGGGCGACGTGCACGACTTCGTGCGCGACCTGAAGCAACAGGACGGCGGCGAGATCGCGGTGTGCGGCAGCGTGACGCTCGTGCGCAGCCTGCTGTTCGCGGGCCTCCTCGACGAGCTCCAGCTGATGGTGCACCCGGCGGTCGCCGGTGCCGGGCGGAAGCTCTTCGAACCGACCGACCCACCCCTGCGCCTGCGCCTGGTGGGCAGCACCGTGACGAGCAAGGGGAACGTCCTGAGCACCTACGGGCAGTTCGCGGCCTGA